The following proteins come from a genomic window of Streptomyces sp. NBC_01716:
- a CDS encoding thioesterase II family protein, with product MSGWWMTVGSGARPVAGHGPGPRPRARFRIVALPHAGGWPSAFRSWWQVLPEDVECVVAQLPGRGTRINEPLVTRVEPLVDALVRGLAELEPLPYAVVGHSFGSVLGYELTRAMERGGLPPTLLAVSARQPPCFPSEPPFAHLRTDAELLEHVTDLGGMSPGLVDRTDLVQSSLRAIRADLEAMETYRRPLSGTRVPILALGAVDDPVVIDERMYLWSLETSGGFSRQTFTGGHFYLYTPANAAAVAARLIPGPDRPRPEPALPHPLAR from the coding sequence ATGAGCGGCTGGTGGATGACGGTGGGGAGCGGCGCGCGCCCCGTGGCCGGCCACGGCCCGGGGCCACGGCCCCGCGCCCGGTTCCGGATCGTGGCACTCCCGCACGCCGGCGGGTGGCCGTCCGCGTTCCGCTCCTGGTGGCAGGTGCTGCCCGAGGACGTGGAGTGCGTCGTCGCCCAACTGCCCGGCCGGGGCACGCGTATCAACGAGCCCCTGGTGACCCGCGTCGAGCCGCTGGTGGACGCCCTCGTCCGGGGCCTCGCGGAGCTGGAGCCCCTGCCGTACGCGGTCGTCGGGCACAGTTTCGGCAGCGTGCTCGGATACGAGCTCACCCGGGCGATGGAGCGGGGCGGCCTGCCTCCCACCCTGCTGGCGGTCTCCGCGCGTCAGCCGCCGTGCTTCCCCAGCGAGCCGCCGTTCGCCCATCTCAGGACGGACGCCGAGCTGTTGGAGCATGTGACGGACCTGGGCGGGATGTCTCCCGGGCTGGTGGACCGTACCGATCTGGTCCAGTCGTCGCTCCGGGCGATCCGCGCCGACCTGGAGGCGATGGAGACCTACCGTCGGCCGCTGTCCGGCACCCGCGTCCCCATCCTGGCGCTCGGCGCGGTGGACGACCCGGTCGTCATCGACGAGCGGATGTACCTGTGGTCGCTGGAGACGTCGGGCGGCTTCAGCCGCCAGACGTTCACGGGCGGTCACTTCTACCTCTACACACCCGCCAACGCGGCGGCCGTCGCCGCCCGTCTGATCCCCGGCCCCGACCGCCCACGGCCGGAGCCGGCCCTGCCACACCCCCTCGCCCGATGA
- a CDS encoding class II histone deacetylase, whose product MNTSRLAWYSHEICFWHDPGPGSGYVPVGPGVEPLRQFAVDPDLRRAEGLVKASGVMDRFTGVTPAPASDDDLLLVHVPEHIERVEAASAAGAGDAGVYAYVNYHSARAARLAVGACAQAVTAVLDGRFDRAYCLVRPPGHHAEPDRAMALCLYNNLAVAARVAQRAGARRVLILDWDVHHGNGIQRTFYEDPDVLYISVHQEGLFPAASGLVMETGAGAGAGSTLNVPLPAGSGHGAYLAVMDRVVEPAARAFGPDLILVAAGVDASGHDPMGRMLCTSRTFHTMTSTMCRLADELTAGRIVFGHEGGYSAWYQPMLVLGTASAVAGLPAPQDPFLHSLEHLPGQRLQRHQDRVIAHLEGHHPLLAGSASPAPSAAPPAPATGVPG is encoded by the coding sequence GTGAACACCTCCCGTCTCGCGTGGTACAGCCACGAGATCTGTTTCTGGCACGACCCCGGTCCCGGATCGGGGTACGTGCCGGTGGGGCCGGGCGTCGAGCCGTTGCGCCAGTTCGCGGTCGATCCGGACCTCCGGCGTGCCGAGGGGCTGGTCAAGGCGTCCGGTGTGATGGACCGGTTCACCGGTGTCACCCCGGCGCCGGCCTCCGACGACGACCTGCTCCTTGTGCATGTCCCCGAGCACATCGAGCGGGTCGAGGCGGCATCGGCGGCCGGCGCGGGCGACGCCGGTGTCTACGCGTACGTCAACTACCACAGCGCGCGGGCCGCGAGGCTCGCCGTCGGGGCCTGCGCACAGGCCGTCACGGCTGTCCTGGACGGCCGCTTCGACCGGGCGTACTGCCTGGTGAGGCCGCCCGGCCACCATGCGGAGCCCGACCGGGCGATGGCGCTGTGCCTCTACAACAACCTGGCGGTGGCCGCCCGCGTGGCACAGCGCGCGGGCGCGCGCCGCGTGCTGATCCTGGACTGGGACGTGCATCACGGCAACGGCATCCAGCGGACCTTCTACGAGGACCCCGACGTGCTGTATATCTCCGTGCACCAGGAAGGGCTGTTCCCGGCGGCATCCGGTCTCGTCATGGAGACCGGCGCGGGCGCGGGGGCGGGCAGCACCCTCAATGTGCCGCTGCCCGCCGGGTCGGGCCACGGTGCCTATCTCGCGGTGATGGACCGGGTCGTGGAGCCGGCGGCCCGTGCTTTCGGCCCCGATCTGATCCTGGTGGCGGCGGGCGTCGACGCGAGCGGTCACGACCCGATGGGCCGGATGCTCTGCACCAGCCGCACCTTCCACACGATGACGTCGACGATGTGCCGGCTCGCGGACGAACTGACGGCGGGCCGGATCGTCTTCGGCCACGAGGGCGGCTATTCGGCGTGGTACCAGCCGATGCTGGTGCTGGGCACCGCCAGTGCCGTCGCCGGTCTGCCGGCCCCTCAGGACCCGTTCCTGCACTCGCTCGAACACCTGCCGGGCCAGCGCCTCCAGCGTCACCAGGACCGGGTGATCGCACACCTGGAGGGCCATCACCCGCTGCTCGCGGGCTCGGCGTCCCCCGCGCCCTCGGCCGCGCCGCCCGCGCCCGCGACGGGAGTCCCGGGATGA
- a CDS encoding aminotransferase class I/II-fold pyridoxal phosphate-dependent enzyme — protein MSGLRSVLSAADPLVSHHRIGGIPVLPAAAQIDAMLSACDARRPDCRWTLEQVAFRVPLLVVGREAELEVQSADDGGCAVSSVHAEPGSRLVHSTARVTGSPLPPPRYADVAALRAGCTEQVPLSDVAAWREASGIAYGPAYQVIRSAHRGSRRMLLMLRAGDETNAASAPPFVPPALLDSVFQALGMLDGGAVGACLPWYVGRLVARRRISGTVIALVERDEPDEAGGKGGAVRGRATVCNQQGEVLLELDRITLKAAKPATPTASTASKVSTASTVPEAPADSEQGLPAVPLIETVVWRKADVVTPVHPAAPEGPVLIVSAHDLRPPGDRHGVHLTPARLSDGGLDTLPADAAFRDAVYVAPRGLSGEAEVTEALQGVFGLVRRLAARPPMSDLLIVTSGAHQVVAEDVVDPFMTALWGLGRTLRVEHPRTRVRLVDLGPASPESPESPENAAAVLGAALGQDRPELARRDDVWYEPSVEPQHTSTTDPVRYEGGRFLITGGMGGIGLRVAEFLADAGCAQLTLVGRTVPDGGDVRERLDRLGGRCDLTVVAADVRSLREQLAGAARYDGVFHAAGVLRDGLARSLTPEQVDTVLGPKIGGVHALTDLMSGHEQPGFVALFSSVAAVRANLGQSAYAAANAYLEGYAARQRAEGRAWFSLGWGLWTVGMGESIAPKAAAHGIPALTADDGVDLLRTALNRPPAHYVLSAAPEAKDAPMTAVTPESGLWPSLTHALTEVLHLGGVSADDDLLELGLDSMMAVELAAALTSDGLDIDPMVFFERTNVGALLAHLESLPRTAPAATAVPAPALAPMPAPAPAPVPQRPAAPPPRTSHIPVPQQPPAAVPPRTADSFVPDWDRFRAPAPAPSAPPVSPPQAPAPPPTPTPAPAPAPASGRVPRRTLPGRLADAPHGRFLDRRIDALSTEDRLIVAKDEYFYEPVIEEATGPRIKFDGRWFLNFASYSYLGLIGHDYIEDQVLRAVERHGTGAHGVRLLAGTLHLHRELELALARFLGTEDAIVFSSGYMANVATVGALVGPGDVVIGDVYNHASILDGYRLSGASVITYAHNDLADLERALRKAGDAGRLVVTDAVFSMDGDVADLPGIVELCERYDAPLMVDEAHSLGVLGATGRGIFEHFGVDPARVDVKMGTLSKTVPSAGGYVAGSADLVFALKNNARGWMFSAAVTPAQVAAAKAAIEVMEAAPSLTRDLRTKSARYREGLRALGFDTLASETPVVPIICTSAEQAGTMARLCQQDGLFVQPIVYPAVPRTLPRLRTIVNLSHSAADLDAAVVTLEKAGRACGLIR, from the coding sequence GAGTTGGAGGTCCAGAGCGCGGATGACGGTGGCTGCGCGGTCAGTTCAGTACACGCCGAACCCGGCTCACGCCTCGTGCACAGCACCGCCCGGGTGACCGGCAGCCCGTTGCCGCCTCCTCGCTATGCCGACGTGGCCGCGCTGCGGGCCGGGTGCACGGAGCAGGTGCCGCTGTCGGACGTGGCGGCGTGGCGTGAGGCGAGCGGGATCGCGTACGGGCCGGCGTACCAGGTGATCCGGTCGGCCCACCGGGGCTCGCGCCGGATGCTGCTGATGCTCCGGGCGGGGGACGAGACGAACGCGGCGTCGGCTCCCCCCTTCGTACCGCCGGCACTGCTCGACAGCGTCTTCCAGGCGCTCGGCATGCTCGATGGGGGTGCTGTCGGGGCGTGCCTGCCCTGGTACGTCGGCCGGCTGGTGGCCCGCCGAAGGATCTCGGGCACGGTGATCGCCCTGGTCGAGCGGGACGAGCCTGACGAAGCCGGGGGCAAGGGTGGTGCCGTACGGGGACGGGCCACGGTCTGCAATCAGCAGGGTGAGGTCCTGCTGGAACTGGACCGCATCACTCTCAAGGCCGCCAAGCCCGCAACGCCAACAGCCTCCACGGCTTCAAAGGTGTCAACGGCGTCGACGGTGCCCGAGGCACCCGCCGACTCCGAACAGGGCCTGCCAGCAGTCCCGTTGATCGAGACCGTCGTCTGGCGGAAGGCCGACGTCGTCACCCCCGTACACCCGGCCGCGCCCGAAGGCCCCGTGCTGATCGTGTCCGCGCACGACCTCCGTCCACCGGGTGACCGGCACGGCGTACACCTCACACCGGCCCGGCTCTCCGACGGGGGCCTCGACACCCTGCCGGCCGATGCCGCTTTTCGCGACGCCGTGTATGTGGCACCGCGCGGGCTGAGCGGCGAGGCGGAGGTGACGGAGGCCCTGCAGGGGGTCTTCGGTCTGGTGCGTCGACTCGCGGCGCGCCCTCCGATGTCCGACCTGCTGATCGTCACCTCCGGCGCACACCAGGTGGTGGCGGAGGATGTCGTCGACCCGTTCATGACCGCCCTGTGGGGTCTCGGCCGCACGCTGCGCGTCGAACATCCCCGTACCAGGGTCCGCCTGGTCGACCTCGGCCCCGCAAGCCCCGAGAGCCCCGAGAGCCCCGAGAACGCTGCCGCTGTCCTCGGGGCGGCGCTCGGCCAGGACCGGCCGGAACTCGCCCGGCGCGACGACGTCTGGTACGAGCCCTCCGTAGAGCCGCAGCACACGAGCACCACCGACCCCGTGCGATACGAAGGCGGCCGTTTCCTGATCACCGGCGGCATGGGGGGCATCGGCCTGCGCGTCGCGGAGTTCCTCGCGGACGCGGGGTGTGCCCAGCTGACCCTGGTCGGGCGCACCGTGCCGGACGGGGGAGACGTACGCGAACGCCTCGACCGGCTCGGAGGGCGCTGCGACCTGACGGTCGTGGCGGCGGACGTCCGCTCGCTGCGCGAGCAACTGGCCGGCGCGGCACGGTACGACGGGGTGTTCCACGCCGCCGGCGTGCTGCGCGACGGACTCGCGCGCAGCCTGACACCGGAGCAGGTGGACACCGTCCTCGGGCCCAAGATCGGCGGCGTACACGCGCTCACCGATCTGATGTCCGGGCACGAACAGCCGGGTTTCGTCGCCCTGTTCTCCTCGGTCGCCGCCGTACGGGCCAATCTCGGCCAGAGCGCCTATGCCGCGGCCAACGCTTATCTGGAGGGCTACGCCGCCCGCCAACGGGCCGAAGGCCGCGCCTGGTTCAGCCTCGGCTGGGGTCTGTGGACCGTCGGGATGGGCGAGTCCATCGCCCCGAAGGCCGCCGCGCACGGCATCCCGGCCCTCACCGCTGACGACGGCGTCGACCTTCTCCGCACGGCCCTGAACCGACCCCCCGCGCATTACGTCCTGTCCGCCGCACCTGAAGCGAAGGATGCACCCATGACTGCTGTCACACCGGAATCCGGGCTGTGGCCGTCGCTCACCCACGCACTCACGGAGGTCCTGCATCTCGGCGGCGTGTCCGCCGATGACGATCTGCTGGAGCTGGGCCTCGACTCGATGATGGCGGTCGAGCTGGCGGCGGCGCTGACCTCCGACGGGCTCGACATCGACCCGATGGTGTTTTTCGAGCGCACCAACGTCGGCGCGCTGCTGGCCCATCTCGAATCGCTGCCGCGCACGGCTCCCGCCGCAACTGCCGTGCCGGCGCCCGCACTTGCACCGATGCCCGCCCCGGCCCCCGCGCCCGTACCGCAGAGGCCCGCCGCACCTCCGCCGCGCACGTCGCACATCCCGGTGCCGCAGCAGCCGCCGGCCGCCGTACCCCCGCGCACCGCCGACTCCTTCGTACCGGACTGGGACCGCTTCAGGGCCCCGGCGCCCGCCCCGTCGGCCCCACCGGTGTCGCCGCCCCAAGCCCCGGCCCCGCCCCCAACTCCTACGCCGGCCCCGGCACCTGCCCCCGCCTCCGGCCGAGTCCCGCGCCGGACCCTGCCGGGCAGGCTGGCCGACGCCCCGCACGGCAGGTTCCTCGACCGCCGCATCGACGCGCTGTCGACGGAGGACCGCCTGATCGTCGCCAAGGACGAGTACTTCTACGAGCCCGTCATCGAGGAAGCCACCGGCCCCCGGATCAAGTTCGACGGCCGCTGGTTCCTCAACTTCGCCTCCTACAGCTACCTCGGACTCATCGGGCACGACTACATCGAGGACCAAGTCCTGCGCGCCGTTGAGCGCCACGGGACCGGCGCGCACGGCGTACGGCTGCTGGCGGGCACTCTGCATCTGCACCGGGAACTGGAGCTGGCGCTCGCCCGCTTCCTCGGCACCGAGGACGCCATCGTCTTCTCCAGCGGCTACATGGCGAACGTGGCGACGGTCGGCGCTCTCGTCGGCCCCGGCGACGTCGTCATCGGCGACGTCTACAACCACGCCAGCATCCTCGACGGGTACCGGCTGTCGGGTGCGTCGGTCATCACGTACGCCCACAACGACCTCGCCGACCTGGAACGCGCCCTGCGCAAGGCGGGCGACGCGGGCCGCCTGGTGGTCACCGACGCCGTCTTCAGCATGGACGGCGACGTGGCCGATCTGCCCGGCATCGTGGAACTGTGCGAGCGGTACGACGCGCCGCTGATGGTCGACGAGGCGCACAGTCTGGGCGTCCTCGGCGCCACGGGACGCGGCATCTTCGAGCACTTCGGCGTCGATCCGGCTCGGGTCGACGTCAAGATGGGCACGCTCTCCAAGACGGTGCCGAGCGCGGGTGGTTATGTCGCCGGGTCCGCCGACCTGGTCTTCGCGCTGAAGAACAACGCGCGGGGCTGGATGTTCTCCGCGGCGGTGACTCCCGCCCAGGTGGCGGCGGCCAAGGCGGCGATCGAGGTGATGGAGGCCGCCCCGTCCCTCACCCGGGACCTGCGGACGAAGTCGGCCCGCTACCGCGAGGGGCTGCGGGCCCTGGGCTTCGACACGCTGGCCAGTGAGACACCGGTGGTGCCCATCATCTGCACCAGTGCCGAGCAGGCGGGGACGATGGCCCGGCTGTGCCAGCAGGACGGGCTCTTCGTGCAGCCGATCGTCTATCCGGCCGTACCGCGGACCCTGCCCCGGCTGCGGACCATCGTCAACCTCAGCCACTCCGCGGCCGATCTGGACGCGGCCGTCGTGACGCTGGAGAAAGCCGGCCGCGCCTGCGGCCTGATCCGCTGA